gttttgttgttgttgtagttgTATTTATAAAACAGAGTAATATTACTTACTGATAAAGTACTATGATTTAGTGGTCATATATATTTCATTATaaagttttttgaaaaatagGAAACTATAAAGTGTTTTGGAAAATAGAAAACTAAGTTATGATAACAAGTATAATCCATTGAAAATTAAATATTCTCATAAATAATATTGGATATGCCATTATTATTTTACAGGAGGAAAAAATTCCATTTTTTGTGGGATAATACAATATGCAAATCTTTATGGAACTTCAATAGGATATACAATTGCGGCTGCCATGAGTATGATGTGAGTTCAATTAATCCTTACGTTTATCTTTGaaatctttaaaattttgaaattaatttcatttggttaatttgtatgtatatatataataatatacttTGAGTGATAATTATATAAAGAAGTCCATTCTAATGATTTAAAGCAATGAGCGGTAAGTTGAAATAATTTGCCATTTTTTTTAatggatttcaaatttttatggATAAAAATTGGAAGGTTGAGCTTTATTTTTTACTATAAAAAAAGAAACTAATTTCTCATAATAGACTAACTTGCTAAGCTCAAGTCAACTAATCATATTTTACTAAATTTTAGATAATTAACTTAACAATTTCTATAACCTTTAGCCAACAACAAGCCAATAAGAGTTTTTAAATTGTACtccataataattaattattattaattaataattattaattacagTTGTTATAAAAATTAAACTCTTGAATAATaccagtaaaataaataaatataatctaGTTAAAAGAAAATTCATGTATTATCTTGTTATTAAAATTACTTAAATCTTACCATAATTATTCTGAAGTTATAAAAAGACAATTATGTTTAAAATTGATTACAATTTATTGACTTTGGTTGGCAGGGCAATTAAAAAGACGAACTGTATATATTTCTCTCACGGAACAAAAACATGTCATGTCTCTGGTAACCATTATATAATTTGGTTTGGGACAATCCAACTTGGATTTTCTCAGATTTCTAATATCCATAAGATGAAATGGTTATCAAATCTTTCTACGATCATGTCCTTCACATATTCATTAATTGCTCTAGCTCTTGGAATTGCTCAAATTTCAGGTTatgtttaacttatttttttactttaatttgcTTGATATAACTAACACTCTCTATTGTTAAACACAAATCATTATATGCATTAATGAGTAAAGGTTTAATTTGGTGGTATTTTATATTCTAGTcactaaaatttcaaaaattatcaaTTTAGTTTTTGTCTTTGTAatattctaaaaattattttagtatCTGACTAgttaattattattgttttattaACATGTTGCATGATATATTTACATGTCATTTTGTGCGAtacattaataaaataatatgaaattgATCATAAAGACTAAAATTAGTACTTTAAAAATTTTAGGACTAAAAATAAAGCATAAGTGCAatctcaaaaataaaattaaacctcTACATGATCAGCCGCGAATTTAAGGGTTTAAGGGNNNNNNNNNNNNNNNNNNNNNNNNNNNNNNNNNNNNNNNNNNNNNNNNNNNNNNNNNNNNNNNAATAATGtgtattataataaattaatagcaACTAAAAAATagggttaaaaaaataaaagtgtataaacatataaataattgaaaagttattgaaaaaaaataggTTTGAATTAATGTAGAAAAATAACaactataaaataaattttgttttgattttttcaaTGACCACAGTAACAATTGAATAGACTTTTTtaacaataaaaattattaaaaccaaattttgaaataagatgaaagatgaatttttagcagattatataattatatatgttgaaaaagaaaatgtttcaaattttattttagatgataaattgataattttaGTTATATGAAATATGGcagaacaaatttaaaaataccaAAATCTTAAAGCATGTAGTTGAATAATGTTGATttctatataatataattattaattttgacttatatactataaattatattttattgatttttttgttatgttatattttaatttattttgtatttaatttgactaatttaaaattactaaaattctAAAGTATGTAGTTAAATGTTAATTTTTAtacaatataattattaattttgatctatatactataaattatattttattaattttttattatgttatattttaatttattttgtatttaatttgccTTCTTTTCGTATAAAATTTTTGAACGCATCACTAGTTATGATAATAATAGAAGATAAAAAGTAATTTATGATTTGAAAACATTTGATAATTTTGTTGCCTAATATTTTGTTTGTttggatcttaaaacagaaaacCGTGCTTTCAAGGGTACCATAGCAGGAGCTGAAGCAGAAACACACGCCAAAAAAGTGTGGGCAATATTTCAAGCTCTTGGCAACATAGCCTTTGCATATTCCTTTTCTGATATTCTCATTGAAATTCAGGTATACCCTTTTTTCTATTTCCTAATCATTAGTTTTAAAATAAATGCCGCTCCATTAATACATTGGGAAAAAAATGTATTTaaacacaaaaacaaaaaaaaaaatataaggaacCAATATAGTAATCAACCAAATAAATGTATGTATTTAAACACAACTGTATTCTAAATATATTAGTTATACAAAAAATGCTATGTACACAAAAAATTAGTTTTGGTGTAGAATTTAGATCATTTAAAATAAAgagattaataaaatattaaaataataaagtaaagaGTTAATTACTATTTAATTTATAACTCTCATTATATGTgagtcttattttattattttattattttttcactttGGATAAGTTTGATCCGTTTCTGTATATATAGAtgtattatttaacttatttttaaaatatattttgtatttcaatatatattttatatgaataacTAGTTTTTTTTACATTTAATATGGTTGTTATTCAATATACTAACTTgtcaaaaaatttaattttaaaaaataatagaaaagatttCCTGTTTTTTTTCTCACATGTAAATTaattagtatataataataaactGATTAAACAGGATACTATAAAATCTCCTCTGGAGGTAACAACAATGAAGAGGGCTACGAATTTGAGCATCACAACCTCCACAATATTCTATGTCGTCTGTGGGTGCATAGGTTATGGTGCATTTGGAAACTCAGCACCAGGAAACTTACTCACGGCCTTTCACAAACCAGTTTGGCTTGTTGACCTTGCCAATTTAACATTAGTTATTCAACTTGTGGGGGCATATCAAATTTATTCCCAACCCCTCTTTGCATTTGTTGAAGAACGGATAACTAAAAAATGGGAAATAATTGGAAAAGAATATAAAGTTCAAATCTCATTTTTACCCTCATACAATCTGAACATATTTAGAATAGTTTGGAGATCACTGTATGTTGTGGTAAGCACGCTTATAGCTATGCTTATTCCGTTCTTCAATGACATGTTAGGAGTTATTGGGGCATTAGGATTTTGGCCCTTATCAATTTATTTTCCAGTAGAAATGTATATCAAACAGAAAAGGATTCCAAAATGGAGTAGAAGTTGGATTCTTTTACAGAGTTTGAGTATATTCTGTCTACTGATAACACTTGCTGCACTTGTTGGGTCCATAGTTGGTGTCTTATTTGACATTAAGACATATAAACCATTCAGTGCAAGCTTGTAGTCCGAGTCTCTTCGTGTAacattttatgttaattacttattgaaatattaattatttttttattcttattttgttttgattatttatttatttattttggtttaGCCATTTCCTTTTTTATAAGATATTattgtaattattattattattattattattattattattatttctaagTTATGCATACAAaaagtggattttttttttcattttctaattattcaagtaataaaattaaagtaaaagaataCACATAATTCAATTTATGAAATAAGGGTATACTACAATTTAAAGCACGTGGCAAACGAAACTCAATAAATTGACAAGAACATAATCCTAACTTATAATTGAAATGCTAATCATTATGCATCAATGCTACAATTCAACATACATGTTAATTGTTATTAGGATTAAAAGCGAATAAAATCATCTCATGGACCAGATTAAACTTGAAGTTAAATTTGAACTCAAATATTAAATAAGTTGAATTCAAAcatgaataaattaaaattattagctCGTGAAATATGAAATATATTCCTTTAGTCATAAATAGTAGTATTAAACCTGATAATCAGATGAAGTTAAGAGATGGGGATAACTTGAAGGTAAAGTAAAGCtgaaaagtgatgaattgattatgaagTGTTACAAATGATCATATATGATACTTGGCTGGATATTCAAATGAATGATTATGCATGATACttggcttgaatgattaaatgatctgagatacgagattccctggataaagtaccgtggcttgccaccttgtgtaccaggttgaaaattcgatactctgttgaccctacgacgtgtGACCGGGctctatataaattcccgggaatgttacccccattgagcaatattgattatttgagaaaaatctatgcatagactcttggggatgcacgtcgagggccagtctaaggttttcgaacttgtcgggttggttgaataaccgacagatgagtctcatcagccataggacaggtatgcatcatatgcatactacttgaattacttgtttgtgcattaactgggtgttCCTAAGTGTACTTTccatgttaaa
The DNA window shown above is from Arachis ipaensis cultivar K30076 chromosome B08, Araip1.1, whole genome shotgun sequence and carries:
- the LOC107611727 gene encoding amino acid permease 4-like, producing the protein MHNTQDIIEEISSAATTQDRIEEIEEISSAATTQDRIEEIEEIEISSVSHHEDASLYDDDGRQKRTGTMWTTSSYIITAVIGSGTLSLAWSIAQLGWSGGLIVMIFGLLTLYTSHFLANCYRAGDPITGKRNYTYMEAVENILGGKNSIFCGIIQYANLYGTSIGYTIAAAMSMMAIKKTNCIYFSHGTKTCHVSGNHYIIWFGTIQLGFSQISNIHKMKWLSNLSTIMSFTYSLIALALGIAQISENRAFKGTIAGAEAETHAKKVWAIFQALGNIAFAYSFSDILIEIQDTIKSPLEVTTMKRATNLSITTSTIFYVVCGCIGYGAFGNSAPGNLLTAFHKPVWLVDLANLTLVIQLVGAYQIYSQPLFAFVEERITKKWEIIGKEYKVQISFLPSYNLNIFRIVWRSLYVVVSTLIAMLIPFFNDMLGVIGALGFWPLSIYFPVEMYIKQKRIPKWSRSWILLQSLSIFCLLITLAALVGSIVGVLFDIKTYKPFSASL